One Maniola hyperantus chromosome 17, iAphHyp1.2, whole genome shotgun sequence DNA window includes the following coding sequences:
- the LOC117989889 gene encoding katanin p60 ATPase-containing subunit A-like 2 isoform X1 produces MAGVNRPMSHMRKLETKEALFRTRKRILKYLVLGFLKQEGLMRSAETLVSEAAMTDEYTLCDNIDLDIILQDYCSYYMIRFNKQPQFCRKVEEAPMKRPQTRRARPDPVVVKTQPEPDLPSTFTVTKLLKENQLASSTIPAIEQKPLSAFLSNVSSEKKQLVELLYQDIIRPSGACWDDIKGLATAKNILMESVVYPVRYPEVFTGLLEPWRGVLLHGPPGTGKTMLARAVASESGCTFFNITCSTIVNKWRGESEKIVKVLFEMASYYAPSIIFIDEVETLASERGAGEHEASRRLKSQLLTELDGITQRDGIVFLLVNSNMPWEIDSAMLRRLEKRIYIPLPDFKTREELFETFLNSKSIELVPKVNFQELAAKTEGYSGSDVKLVCKEALMSSVRKMLPSMGGKNYTNRKDKISLSDILTAIEKTKPVSKNLSKRHEEWQNEMGSS; encoded by the exons CGGAGTTAATCGCCCAATGAGCCATATGAGGAAACTTGAAACT AAAGAAGCTCTGTTCCGTACAAGGAAACGCATCCTCAAGTACCTAGTCCTGGGCTTCCTGAAGCAGGAGGGCTTGATGCGCAGCGCCGAAACCCTGGTCTCAGAGGCCGCTATGACGGACGAGTACACCCTGTGTGACAACATCGACCTGGATATCATACTGCAG GATTACTGCAGCTACTACATGATACGCTTCAACAAGCAGCCTCAGTTCTGCCGGAAAGTGGAGGAGGCACCAATGAAGCGGCCTCAGACGAGGCGAGCCAGACCAGACCCTGTGGTGGTGAAGACTCAGCCGGAGCCCGATCTGCCTTCCACCTTCACTGTCACCAAGTTACTGAAG GAAAACCAGCTAGCCAGCTCTACAATCCCAGCCATAGAACAAAAGCCTCTTTCTGCATTCTTGTCAAATGTGTCATCAGAGAAGAAGCAGTTAGTAGAACTGCTGTATCAGGACATCATAAGACCTTCGGGAGCTTGTTGGGATGACATCAAAGGTCTGGCAACTGCCAAGAACATATTGATGGAGTCTGTGGTTTATCCTGTTag ATATCCTGAAGTGTTCACCGGTTTACTAGAGCCTTGGAGAGGAGTTCTGCTCCACGGTCCACCAGGTACAGGCAAGACGATGCTAGCGCGGGCCGTCGCCAGTGAAAGCGGGTGCACTTTCTTCAATATCACTTGCAGCACCATAGTCAACAAGTGGCGGGGAGAATCGGAGAAGATAGTCAAG GTTCTCTTCGAAATGGCATCATACTATGCCCCCTCAATAATCTTTATAGATGAGGTGGAAACCCTGGCATCAGAGAGGGGTGCCGGAGAACATGAGGCCTCTAGGAGATTGAAGTCTCAGCTACTGACGGAGCTGGATGGAATCACTCAGAGGGACGGAATCGTGTTCCTATTGGTTAACTCTAATATGCCATG GGAAATAGATTCAGCCATGCTAAGAAGATTGGAGAAAAGAATCTACATACCGCTACCAGATTTCAAGACACGCGAGGAGTTGTTCGAGACGTTTCTAAACAGCAAGAGTATAGAGCTGGTGCCGAAGGTCAACTTCCAGGAGTTGGCTGCGAAGACCGAGGGTTACTCCGGCAGTGATGTGAAACTGGTCTGTAAGGAGGCACTGATGAGCAGTGTGAGGAAGATGCTACCTAGTATGGGAGGCAAGA ATTATACCAACCGCAAAGATAAGATATCGCTCTCAGACATCCTTACAGCCATAGAGAAGACGAAACCAGTCTCCAAAAACCTGTCAAAAAGGCATGAGGAATGGCAGAACGAAATGGGTTCATCTTAG
- the LOC117989889 gene encoding katanin p60 ATPase-containing subunit A-like 2 isoform X2, whose translation MRSAETLVSEAAMTDEYTLCDNIDLDIILQDYCSYYMIRFNKQPQFCRKVEEAPMKRPQTRRARPDPVVVKTQPEPDLPSTFTVTKLLKENQLASSTIPAIEQKPLSAFLSNVSSEKKQLVELLYQDIIRPSGACWDDIKGLATAKNILMESVVYPVRYPEVFTGLLEPWRGVLLHGPPGTGKTMLARAVASESGCTFFNITCSTIVNKWRGESEKIVKVLFEMASYYAPSIIFIDEVETLASERGAGEHEASRRLKSQLLTELDGITQRDGIVFLLVNSNMPWEIDSAMLRRLEKRIYIPLPDFKTREELFETFLNSKSIELVPKVNFQELAAKTEGYSGSDVKLVCKEALMSSVRKMLPSMGGKNYTNRKDKISLSDILTAIEKTKPVSKNLSKRHEEWQNEMGSS comes from the exons ATGCGCAGCGCCGAAACCCTGGTCTCAGAGGCCGCTATGACGGACGAGTACACCCTGTGTGACAACATCGACCTGGATATCATACTGCAG GATTACTGCAGCTACTACATGATACGCTTCAACAAGCAGCCTCAGTTCTGCCGGAAAGTGGAGGAGGCACCAATGAAGCGGCCTCAGACGAGGCGAGCCAGACCAGACCCTGTGGTGGTGAAGACTCAGCCGGAGCCCGATCTGCCTTCCACCTTCACTGTCACCAAGTTACTGAAG GAAAACCAGCTAGCCAGCTCTACAATCCCAGCCATAGAACAAAAGCCTCTTTCTGCATTCTTGTCAAATGTGTCATCAGAGAAGAAGCAGTTAGTAGAACTGCTGTATCAGGACATCATAAGACCTTCGGGAGCTTGTTGGGATGACATCAAAGGTCTGGCAACTGCCAAGAACATATTGATGGAGTCTGTGGTTTATCCTGTTag ATATCCTGAAGTGTTCACCGGTTTACTAGAGCCTTGGAGAGGAGTTCTGCTCCACGGTCCACCAGGTACAGGCAAGACGATGCTAGCGCGGGCCGTCGCCAGTGAAAGCGGGTGCACTTTCTTCAATATCACTTGCAGCACCATAGTCAACAAGTGGCGGGGAGAATCGGAGAAGATAGTCAAG GTTCTCTTCGAAATGGCATCATACTATGCCCCCTCAATAATCTTTATAGATGAGGTGGAAACCCTGGCATCAGAGAGGGGTGCCGGAGAACATGAGGCCTCTAGGAGATTGAAGTCTCAGCTACTGACGGAGCTGGATGGAATCACTCAGAGGGACGGAATCGTGTTCCTATTGGTTAACTCTAATATGCCATG GGAAATAGATTCAGCCATGCTAAGAAGATTGGAGAAAAGAATCTACATACCGCTACCAGATTTCAAGACACGCGAGGAGTTGTTCGAGACGTTTCTAAACAGCAAGAGTATAGAGCTGGTGCCGAAGGTCAACTTCCAGGAGTTGGCTGCGAAGACCGAGGGTTACTCCGGCAGTGATGTGAAACTGGTCTGTAAGGAGGCACTGATGAGCAGTGTGAGGAAGATGCTACCTAGTATGGGAGGCAAGA ATTATACCAACCGCAAAGATAAGATATCGCTCTCAGACATCCTTACAGCCATAGAGAAGACGAAACCAGTCTCCAAAAACCTGTCAAAAAGGCATGAGGAATGGCAGAACGAAATGGGTTCATCTTAG
- the LOC117989955 gene encoding BTB/POZ domain-containing protein 2-like, translated as MASGFQNDIVNRLLNARLEEGASGEEHPPQNMLPSNRQARGNHNDEEGHASSSAIENLQPSNNSGGRLHNWQATKTTVKERLSFLFNNEILSDVHFIVGKDANQQVIPAHKFVLSVGSAVFDAMFNGVLATKAEEVELPDVEPAAFLHLLKFLYSDEVRIGPESVMTTLYTAKKYAVAALEEHCVEFLKVNLGTDNAFLLLTQARLFDEPQLAALCLEMIDKNTTDALNAEGFTDIDQDTLNAVLERDTLRIREAKIFAAVLRWSEAECIRRQLPVTPNNQRMVLGRAYHAIRFPLMSVEEFAMGPAQSGLLDDREIVQLFLYFTVNPKPNVGFLDTPRCCMTGKELTVNRFSQTESRWGYSGTTDRIRFNVDQRIFVVGFGLYGSYFGPTEYEVHLQIIHQATKKVCGSNTTTFCCDGTDDTFRAMFKEPVEILPNTSYIASAKLKGTDSYYGTRGLRRVTVDCNNGEKVVFQFSYAAGNNNGTSVEDGQIPAVIFHI; from the exons ATGGCTTCTGGTTTCCAGAATGATATTGTGAATAGACTGTTAAATGCGCGGCTGGAGGAGGGGGCGAGTGGCGAGGAGCACCCCCCACAGAATATGCTTCCTTCGAACAGGCAGGCGCGAGGAAATCATAATGACGAAGAAGGCCACGCTTCCTCATCAGCTATAGAGAACTTACAGCCATCGAACAACTCAGGCGGGCGCCTCCATAACTGGCAAGCGACGAAAACTACAGTTAAAGAGcgtttatcatttttatttaacaacGAAATTTTATCAGATGTTCATTTTATAGTAGGCAAAGATGCAAATCAGCAAGTTATTCCTGCACACAAATTCGTGCTATCTGTAGGCAGTGCAGTGTTCGACGCAATGTTCAACGGAGTATTAGCGACGAAAGCAGAAGAGGTTGAGTTACCTGACGTTGAACCGGCAGCATTTTTACACTTGCTAAAATTTTTGTACTCTGATGAAGTTCGAATTGGGCCAGAGAGCGTGATGACAACACTTTATACTGCTAAGAAATATGCTGTAGCAGCATTAGAAGAGCATTGTGTGGAGTTTCTAAAGGTTAATTTGGGTACAGACAATGCGTTTTTGCTGTTAACTCAAGCAAGGTTGTTTGATGAGCCGCAGCTGGCTGCGTTGTGCTTAGAGATGATTGATAAGAATACTACAGACGCGTTAAATGCGGAAGGGTTCACGGATATAGATCAGGACACTTTGAATGCTGTTTTGGAAAG AGATACCCTCCGCATTCGAGAAGCAAAAATCTTCGCCGCAGTCTTACGCTGGTCGGAGGCCGAATGCATACGGCGTCAATTACCAGTCACTCCCAACAACCAGAGAATGGTCCTCGGCAGAGCCTACCACGCCATACgcttccccctaatgtctgtcGAGGAATTTGCCATGGGGCCTGCTCAAAGTGGGCTGCTAGATGACCGAGAGATAGTCCAGTTATTTCTATACTTTACGGTTAATCCAAAACCGAACGTAGGCTTCCTAGATACACCAAGATGTTGTATGACGGGCAAAGAGCTGACGGTTAATCGGTTTTCTCAAACAGAATCTCGTTGGGGGTATAGTGGCACTACGGATAGGATTAGGTTTAATGTGGACCAGAGGATCTTTGTTGTTGGATTTGGACTGTACGGATCCTATTTTGGCCCAACGGAATATGAAGttcacttacag ATAATCCACCAAGCAACAAAGAAAGTATGTGGTTCCAACACGACCACCTTCTGTTGTGACGGCACCGACGACACCTTCCGCGCGATGTTCAAGGAGCCCGTGGAGATCCTGCCCAATACTTCCTACATAGCCAGCGCCAAACTTAAG GGCACTGACTCATACTACGGCACGCGCGGCTTGAGGCGCGTCACCGTGGACTGCAACAACGGGGAGAAGGTCGTGTTCCAGTTCTCGTACGCCGCCGGCAACAACAACGGCACCTCCGTGGAGGACGGCCAGATCCCCGCCGTCATATTCCATATCTAA